In one Methanobrevibacter arboriphilus genomic region, the following are encoded:
- a CDS encoding MogA/MoaB family molybdenum cofactor biosynthesis protein: MKSETMEEHKKKSPIKVNCGVITLSDTKYKDKQNGVNTDLSGEIIVEELKKKYTVKSYEIIPDEKKQLLKIIEKMKAENIDVILTTGGTGIGSRDITIETVKPLFEKKINGFGEIFRLKSYEKLGSGAMLSRAVAGTYGKTIIFSMPGSPNAVKLGISLIIDELGHLKKHLNE; encoded by the coding sequence ATGAAAAGTGAAACAATGGAAGAACATAAAAAGAAATCACCAATTAAAGTGAATTGTGGGGTTATAACCCTCAGTGATACAAAATATAAGGATAAACAAAACGGTGTAAATACTGACCTCTCAGGAGAAATAATAGTTGAAGAATTAAAGAAAAAATATACTGTAAAATCCTATGAAATAATCCCTGATGAAAAAAAACAATTGTTAAAAATAATTGAAAAGATGAAAGCTGAAAATATTGATGTTATACTTACAACTGGAGGTACAGGGATTGGAAGTAGAGATATAACAATTGAAACTGTAAAACCTCTTTTTGAAAAAAAAATAAATGGTTTTGGAGAGATATTCAGATTAAAAAGCTATGAAAAATTAGGTTCAGGAGCTATGTTATCACGAGCAGTTGCAGGAACTTATGGGAAAACTATTATATTTTCAATGCCAGGATCTCCAAATGCAGTGAAATTAGGAATATCATTAATTATTGATGAATTAGGACACTTAAAAAAGCATTTAAATGAATAA